A single genomic interval of Cellvibrio sp. PSBB023 harbors:
- a CDS encoding PhoH family protein, whose amino-acid sequence MNTQVISPPEIITQPLTLEPSDSRRLANLNGLLGQHLRQIEERLDIEIRNRGSEFQLVGPATKTRAAAELLRNLYEFTGHSELTPDEVHLALQTSGIEQLMQQLDNAESLVDDTSATAPAADNTSDEGGITLIRTKKCTIKPRGLNQQRYVRAVQRHDINFGIGPAGTGKTYLAVACAVEALLKNEIERILLVRPAVEAGEKLGFLPGDLAQKVDPYLRPLYDALFEMLGFDTVGKLMERGVIEVAPLAFMRGRTLNNSFVILDESQNTTREQMKMFLTRIGFGTTAVITGDPTQIDLPRGMASGLRHAIEVLDNVNGISFTHFTSKDVVRHPIVQRIVEAYDAFEQKNPKPDDAR is encoded by the coding sequence TTGAACACCCAGGTTATATCCCCCCCGGAAATTATTACCCAGCCGCTAACGCTGGAGCCCAGCGATAGTCGTCGCCTTGCCAACCTCAATGGTCTGCTCGGTCAACACCTGCGCCAAATCGAAGAGCGCCTCGATATCGAAATACGCAATCGTGGTTCGGAATTCCAACTGGTAGGCCCCGCCACAAAAACGCGTGCTGCCGCCGAATTACTGCGCAACCTCTACGAATTCACCGGGCACAGCGAACTCACCCCGGATGAAGTCCATCTCGCCCTGCAAACCTCAGGAATTGAACAGCTTATGCAACAACTCGATAACGCCGAGTCTCTTGTTGATGACACCAGCGCTACCGCACCCGCCGCCGACAATACTAGCGACGAAGGTGGAATTACCCTTATCCGCACCAAAAAATGCACCATCAAGCCTCGCGGCTTGAATCAGCAGCGCTATGTGCGCGCTGTGCAACGCCACGACATTAACTTTGGTATTGGCCCTGCTGGTACAGGCAAAACCTACCTCGCCGTTGCCTGCGCGGTAGAAGCCCTGCTGAAAAATGAAATCGAACGCATTCTACTGGTGCGTCCGGCGGTTGAAGCCGGTGAAAAACTCGGTTTCTTACCGGGCGATCTGGCCCAGAAAGTAGACCCTTATTTGCGCCCACTCTACGATGCCTTGTTTGAAATGCTGGGCTTTGACACTGTAGGCAAACTCATGGAACGCGGCGTGATTGAAGTAGCGCCCCTTGCGTTTATGCGTGGTCGCACCCTGAATAATTCCTTTGTGATTCTGGATGAAAGCCAAAACACCACCCGTGAACAAATGAAAATGTTCCTGACCCGTATCGGTTTTGGCACCACAGCCGTGATTACCGGCGACCCGACACAAATCGACCTGCCACGAGGTATGGCCTCTGGCCTGCGCCATGCGATTGAAGTGCTGGATAACGTCAATGGCATCAGCTTTACCCACTTCACCTCCAAAGATGTGGTGCGTCACCCGATTGTCCAGCGCATCGTAGAAGCCTATGACGCTTTTGAGCAAAAGAACCCAAAACCGGATGACGCGCGCTGA
- the ybeY gene encoding rRNA maturation RNase YbeY has translation MAYQIDIESNSQSQQIPALAELERWVSAALQSQKLEDAEVSLYIVDEDESQELNNQYRGKDYPTNVLSFPADIPEEVGVPLLGDLVVCAPVVEREAREQGKTLAAHWAHMLVHGSLHLLGFDHIDDGEAEEMEALETEIITGLGYPAPYQELTAE, from the coding sequence ATGGCCTATCAAATTGATATAGAAAGTAACAGCCAAAGCCAACAAATTCCTGCTCTGGCTGAACTGGAGCGCTGGGTTAGCGCCGCACTGCAAAGCCAAAAACTTGAAGACGCAGAAGTGAGCCTCTATATAGTCGACGAAGACGAAAGCCAGGAGCTCAACAATCAGTATCGCGGAAAAGATTACCCCACCAATGTGCTCTCCTTCCCGGCGGATATTCCCGAAGAAGTAGGCGTGCCGCTCTTGGGCGATTTGGTGGTCTGCGCTCCCGTTGTGGAACGCGAGGCACGGGAGCAAGGTAAAACACTGGCGGCGCACTGGGCCCATATGCTGGTGCACGGCAGCTTGCATTTGCTGGGTTTCGATCACATCGACGATGGTGAAGCCGAAGAAATGGAAGCGCTGGAAACTGAAATCATCACCGGGCTGGGTTATCCCGCTCCCTATCAAGAACTTACGGCAGAATAA
- a CDS encoding HlyC/CorC family transporter — MSDDHPSSTTTEKNERSDKHERSWLDKVLHAFSAEPKSRDELLEIIKDAADNQLLDQEALSIIEGALDVSSLQAREIMVPRSHIVAIRLEDSPQEYLPQIIESGHSRFPVIGENIDDVKGILLAKDLLPLALKGTDNFNLETILRPANIVPESKRVNVLLREFRENRYHMALVMDEYGGITGLLTIEDILEEIVGEIEDETDEEEEASDFIKRVSETDYIVKALTPIEDFNEFFNTQFSDEDFDTLGGILMQEFGHLPKRNEVVQMNNMQFRVLYADNRQIHLLRLTIASD; from the coding sequence ATGTCGGACGACCATCCGAGTAGCACCACTACTGAAAAAAACGAACGCAGCGATAAACACGAGCGATCATGGCTGGATAAAGTACTTCACGCGTTTAGCGCGGAGCCCAAATCCCGCGACGAGCTGCTGGAAATTATTAAAGACGCTGCCGACAACCAATTGCTCGACCAGGAAGCCCTGAGCATCATCGAAGGCGCATTGGATGTATCCTCCCTGCAAGCGCGTGAAATTATGGTGCCGCGCTCACACATAGTCGCCATCCGCTTGGAAGACTCACCGCAGGAATACCTGCCACAAATTATTGAATCCGGCCATTCACGCTTTCCGGTGATTGGCGAAAACATCGACGATGTAAAAGGCATTTTGCTGGCCAAGGATCTACTGCCCCTCGCCCTGAAAGGCACCGATAACTTCAATTTGGAAACCATTCTTCGCCCCGCCAACATTGTGCCGGAGAGCAAGCGTGTCAACGTATTGCTGCGCGAATTCCGCGAAAACCGCTACCACATGGCGCTGGTCATGGACGAATACGGCGGTATTACCGGCCTACTCACGATCGAAGATATCCTTGAAGAAATTGTTGGCGAGATTGAAGATGAAACCGACGAAGAAGAGGAAGCCTCTGACTTTATCAAGCGCGTGAGCGAAACCGACTACATAGTCAAAGCGCTGACGCCGATTGAAGACTTCAACGAATTCTTCAACACCCAATTCAGCGACGAGGACTTCGATACCCTGGGCGGTATTTTGATGCAGGAGTTCGGTCACCTGCCCAAGCGCAATGAAGTCGTACAAATGAACAATATGCAATTCCGCGTACTTTACGCCGACAATCGCCAAATCCACTTATTGCGCTTAACGATCGCAAGCGATTAA
- the lnt gene encoding apolipoprotein N-acyltransferase: MADTFRNLSTRLALLLALISGALITLSFAPFDFWPISLLSLTVFALLLKEQTMKQVLWRSFAFGLGLYGAGIHWIYVSIHNFGGAAPLFAAFLVFVFACFMALVFVLPFYLYGRWFSFHRYALLIALPTCWLLGEWSRTWLLTGFPWLFLGYSHLDTWLAGWAPIGGVMSIGLILTANAGLIAELVWQGQSARTQKPLMISAIALNLVFWVAGAVLNTITWAEPEATPIRIGMVQPNVDQGTKLTFNETTTIAALDQLRELSTDLWDNDWVVWPEAAIPTTLTFHEALPFLEEMNSKASAANAALFTGVIYEDRDKHKFYNSVVGLGEGYGFYHKRRLVPFGEYVPLEDQLRGLIEFFNLPTSFIHIGPQDQHGLIAKGVRITPAICYEIVYPDLVAQAAKETQVLLSVNNLGWFLNSIQAKQFMQMAQMRALETGRYLVYSTNNGPSAIIDNKGKIISQSDSFRAQTFTGVIHAVKAWTPFMVSSSGPLVIIAALLLLALQAPALYRKQPD; this comes from the coding sequence ATGGCCGATACGTTTCGCAACCTGTCCACCCGCCTTGCCCTGCTGCTCGCACTCATTAGCGGCGCCCTGATTACCCTGAGCTTTGCGCCGTTCGACTTCTGGCCAATCAGCTTGCTGAGCTTGACGGTGTTCGCCTTACTCCTCAAAGAGCAAACCATGAAGCAGGTACTCTGGCGCAGCTTTGCCTTTGGCCTGGGGTTATACGGGGCAGGTATTCACTGGATTTACGTCAGCATCCACAACTTTGGCGGCGCTGCCCCCTTATTTGCTGCCTTTTTGGTGTTTGTATTCGCCTGTTTTATGGCGCTTGTTTTTGTACTGCCGTTTTATCTCTATGGCCGCTGGTTTAGCTTTCACCGCTATGCCCTATTAATCGCCCTGCCCACCTGCTGGCTATTGGGCGAGTGGTCGCGCACTTGGTTGCTCACCGGATTCCCCTGGCTATTTTTAGGTTACAGCCATTTGGATACCTGGCTAGCCGGCTGGGCGCCGATTGGCGGGGTTATGAGCATCGGACTTATTCTGACTGCCAACGCCGGGCTGATTGCTGAGCTGGTCTGGCAAGGCCAGTCAGCACGCACACAAAAACCGCTAATGATCAGCGCCATTGCGCTCAACCTTGTATTTTGGGTTGCAGGTGCCGTTTTAAACACCATCACTTGGGCCGAACCTGAGGCAACCCCCATCCGCATTGGCATGGTGCAACCCAACGTGGATCAAGGCACCAAGCTGACCTTCAACGAGACCACCACCATCGCCGCATTGGACCAATTGCGCGAACTCAGCACCGATCTGTGGGATAACGACTGGGTCGTTTGGCCAGAAGCCGCCATTCCTACCACCTTGACCTTCCATGAGGCGCTGCCATTCCTGGAGGAGATGAACAGCAAAGCCTCCGCCGCCAATGCCGCGCTTTTTACCGGCGTCATCTACGAAGACCGCGACAAACATAAGTTCTACAACTCGGTGGTTGGCCTGGGAGAAGGCTATGGCTTCTACCACAAGCGACGCCTGGTTCCCTTTGGTGAATACGTGCCATTGGAAGACCAACTGCGCGGACTGATTGAATTCTTTAACCTGCCAACCTCGTTTATCCACATTGGCCCGCAGGATCAACATGGGCTAATCGCCAAAGGCGTGCGCATTACCCCGGCGATTTGCTATGAAATTGTCTACCCGGATCTCGTCGCCCAAGCGGCCAAAGAAACACAGGTGCTGCTCAGCGTGAACAACCTTGGCTGGTTCCTGAATTCGATCCAGGCCAAACAATTTATGCAGATGGCACAGATGCGCGCCCTGGAAACCGGCCGCTACCTGGTGTACAGCACTAACAACGGCCCCAGCGCGATTATCGACAACAAAGGCAAGATCATCAGCCAGAGCGATTCATTCCGCGCCCAGACCTTTACTGGCGTTATTCATGCGGTGAAAGCGTGGACACCCTTTATGGTAAGCAGTAGCGGGCCATTGGTGATTATCGCCGCCCTACTCTTATTGGCCCTGCAGGCGCCCGCTTTGTATCGCAAACAACCAGACTGA